A single window of Nicotiana tomentosiformis chromosome 1, ASM39032v3, whole genome shotgun sequence DNA harbors:
- the LOC138908078 gene encoding uncharacterized protein yields the protein MKGVMRFRKNGKLSHRYIGLFEVLQRIGEVAYKLSLPSCLSSVHQVFHVSMLQKYVGDPSHVLDFSTIQLDGDLTYNVEPMAILDQQVRKLRSKDIASLKFCFDNESKESQFEDSND from the exons atgaagggtgttatgaggttcagaaagaatggcaagttgagccatcGGTATATTGGGttgtttgaggtgcttcagaggattggagaggtggcttacaagctttctTTGCCGTCTTGTTTGTCGAGTGTTCAtcaagtatttcatgtttctatgctccagaagtatgtcggcgatccgtctcatgttttggatttcagcacgattcagttggatggtgatttgacttataatgtggagccgatggccattttggatcagcAAGTTCGAAAATTGAGGTCAAAAGACATAGCTTCATTGAAG TTTTGCTTTGACAATGAGAGCAAAGAAAGCCAATTTGAAGACAGTAATGACTAA